The Puntigrus tetrazona isolate hp1 chromosome 23, ASM1883169v1, whole genome shotgun sequence genome has a segment encoding these proteins:
- the LOC122329222 gene encoding elongation factor 1-alpha 2-like yields the protein MGKEKIHINIVVIGHVDSGKSTTTGHLIYKCGGIDKRTIEKFEKEAAEMGKGSFKYAWVLDKLKAERERGITIDISLWKFETTKYYITIIDAPGHRDFIKNMITGTSQADCAVLIVAAGVGEFEAGISKNGQTREHALLAYTLGVKQLIVAVNKMDSTEPSYSEKRYDEIVKEVSAYIKKIGYSPASVPFVPISGWHGDNMLEPSSNMPWFKGWKLDRKEHHASGVTLLEALDTIMPPTRPTDKPLRLPLQDVYKIGGIGTVPVGRVETGILRPSMVVTFAPVNITTEVKSVEMHHESLSEALPGDNVGFNVKNVSVKDIRRGNVCGDSKSDPPQEASGFTAQVIILNHPGQISAGYSPVIDCHTAHIACKFAELKEKIDRRSGKKLEDNPKSLKSGDAAIVDMIPGKPMCVESFSQYPPLGRLRVRDMRQTVAVGVIKSVEKKIGGSGKVTKSAQKAQKSGK from the exons ATGGGGAAAGAGAAGATCCACATCAACATAGTGGTCATCGGCCATGTTGATTCTGGGAAATCCACCACCACTGGCCATCTCATCTATAAATGTGGAGGAATTGATAAAAGAACCATCGAGAAGTTTGAAAAAGAGGCTGCAGAG ATGGGAAAAGGTTCCTTTAAGTACGCCTGGGTTCTGGACAAGCTGAAGGccgagagggagagaggaatTACCATAGACATCTCACTCTGGAAGTTTGAGACCACCAAATACTACATAACCATAATAGATGCACCAGGACACAGAGACTTCATCAAGAACATGATCACTGGGACTTCTCAG GCCGATTGTGCTGTTCTAATTGTAGCAGCTGGAGTGGGCGAATTTGAGGCAGGCATCTCTAAAAATGGACAAACAAGGGAACACGCCCTGCTGGCGTACACGCTGGGCGTCAAGCAGCTGATTGTAGCCGTCAACAAGATGGACTCCACGGAGCCGTCCTATAGTGAGAAACGCTACGACGAGATCGTTAAAGAAGTGAGCGCCTACATCAAAAAGATCGGTTATAGCCCCGCCTCTGTGCCCTTCGTCCCAATTTCAGGTTGGCATGGCGACAACATGCTGGAACCGTCTTCTAAT ATGCCGTGGTTTAAAGGCTGGAAGCTGGACAGGAAGGAGCATCATGCCAGTGGCGTTACTCTACTGGAAGCTCTCGATACCATCATGCCTCCAACACGCCCCACTGACAAACCCTTGCGTCTGCCCCTGCAAGACGTCTACAAGATTGGAG GTATAGGCACTGTGCCGGTGGGCAGGGTGGAGACGGGTATCCTGCGGCCCAGTATGGTGGTGACCTTCGCCCCGGTCAACATCACTACAGAGGTGAAGTCGGTGGAGATGCATCACGAGTCTCTGAGTGAAGCTCTGCCTGGAGACAACGTGGGCTTTAATGTGAAGAATGTGTCCGTTAAAGACATAAGAAGAGGTAACGTTTGTGGGGACAGTAAGTCAGACCCGCCTCAGGAAGCTTCAGGGTTCACAGCACAG GTCATCATTTTGAATCACCCAGGACAGATCAGCGCAGGTTACTCTCCTGTCATAGACTGCCACACGGCTCACATTGCCTGTAAGTTTGCTGAGCTTAAGGAGAAGATCGATCGCCGTTCGGGCAAGAAGCTGGAAGACAACCCCAAAAGCCTGAAGTCTGGAGATGCTGCCATTGTGGACATGATCCCAGGAAAACCAATGTGTGTGGAGAGCTTCTCTCAATACCCTCCACTGG
- the LOC122328332 gene encoding LOW QUALITY PROTEIN: MRG/MORF4L-binding protein-like (The sequence of the model RefSeq protein was modified relative to this genomic sequence to represent the inferred CDS: inserted 1 base in 1 codon), whose protein sequence is MGEAEAVPSDEKQAETGICTAEESIVWSQEVEVCXFHAMLGHKPVGVNRHFHMICIRDKFSQNIGRQVSSKVIWDHLSTMYDMQALHESEILPFPNSEKSFVLPEEIIQDVKEGKVGSEEDVKEEFKEESDPPATHEEGSNCSVKLLERSDSGREKERQRAERGGSGETGSGSKESAGEKRKRSRAVEKVMNSSNPSSPGGAKRRRT, encoded by the exons ATGGGGGAAGCCGAGGCTGTGCCGTCCGACGAAAAACAAGCAGAAACCGGCATCTGTACCGCCGAGGAATCGATTGTATGGAGCCAGGAGGTGGAAGTGT CTTTTCACGCAATGCTGGGACACAAACCCGTAG GAGTGAATCGACATTTCCACATGATCTGTATTCGCGATAAGTTCAGCCAGAACATCGGCAGGCAGGTGTCCTCTAAAGTCATCTGGGATCACCTGAGCACCATGTATGACATGCAGGCGCTG CATGAATCAGAAATACTCCCGTTTCCAAACTCTGAGAAGAGCTTTGTTCTGCCTGAAGAGATCATACAGGATGTCAAGGAAG GTAAAGTGGGATCTGAAGAAGACGTGAAGGAGGAGTTCAAAGAAGAAAGTGACCCACCTGCAACCCACGAAGAAG GCAGCAATTGCTCCGTGAAGCTTTTGGAGAGGTCGGACAGCGGGcgcgagaaagagagacagcGGGCAGAGAGGGGGGGCTCAGGTGAGACGGGCAGCGGGTCGAAAGAATCAGCCGGggaaaagaggaagaggagtcGAGCCGTGGAAAAGGTGATGAACTCCAGCAACCCCTCCAGCCCTGGGGGAGCCAAACGCCGCAGGACGTAG
- the sac3d1 gene encoding SAC3 domain-containing protein 1 produces MTYICVKPGAQSEPSLREVFLELSSTRPMNRTDMSVGWHQSRRGRGHRHKEQGRASRARVVEQKAEDPVPHGTCMTMCPAHEICQREAQNRLHRFETAAGTERDRLPRADVSRAVKEYSRPAAGKDSTRASDLRPPSVLLKTARYLVDDVAASSSFQPWTEVYAFVFDRLRSVRQDMIIQRVSGPDCVAVLEKSVRFLLYASYRLCGQQLQHFDPRINDTHLQECLSWLLESYRDGKHQHQEEFQALSLLYNLSSSQAIQHVLELPERIRSSPSVQLALALSRAHTERNPVRLLRLAQRLDFIQVCAVHRHLLPCRRDLLLLYSHGLSSRNCRYPLQSLARLLDLKDALAEQLCQVCGVHVSGEWVTFSKSSFRDAPSGDLQCRRLHEPPDDERWNCSPGSVIQGCD; encoded by the exons GTGGCATCAGTCTAGGAGAGGCCGAGGGCACAGGCATAAGGAGCAGGGTCGAGCGAGCAGGGCTCGTGTGGTGGAGCAGAAAGCTGAAGACCCAGTGCCTCACGGGACCTGTATGACTATGTGTCCTGCCCATGAGATATGCCAGCGGGAAGCACAGAATCGGCTGCACAGGTTTGAGACGGCGGCCGGCACGGAGCGGGACCGGTTGCCACGCGCTGACGTCTCACGAGCCGTCAAAGAGTATTCGAGACCCGCGGCGGGAAAAGACTCCACGAGGGCCAGCGACCTTCGACCTCCGTCTGTGCTTTTAAAGACCGCGCGTTACCTGGTCGACGACGTTGCGGCTTCCTCCTCCTTTCAGCCGTGGACGGAG GTGTACGCTTTCGTGTTTGACCGTCTGCGCAGCGTTCGACAGGACATGATTATCCAGCGCGTGTCTGGGCCGGACTGTGTGGCCGTGCTGGAGAAAAGCGTGCGCTTCCTTCTCTACGCCTCCTACAGACTCTGCGGCCAGCAGCTTCAGCATTTTGACCCACGCATCAATGACACTCACCTGCAGGAGTGCTTGAGCTGGTTGCTGGAGAGCTACAGAGACGGAAAGCACCAGCATCAAGAGGAGTTTCAGGCATTGAGTCTTCTCTATAACTTGA GTTCATCTCAAGCCATTCAGCACGTCCTGGAGCTGCCCGAGAGGATACGCAGCTCTCCGAGTGTTCAGCTGGCTCTGGCCTTGAGCAGAGCACATACGGAGCGCAACCCGGTTCGGCTGCTGCGTCTGGCCCAGAGACTGGACTTCATCCAGGTGTGTGCCGTCCACCGACACCTGCTGCCCTGCAGAAGAGACCTGCTCCTGCTCTACAGCCACGGACTCAGCAGCCGCAACTGCCGCTACCCGCTCCAGAGCCTGGCGCGCCTCCTCGATCTCAAAGACGCTCTAGCTGAGCAGCTGTGCCAGGTGTGCGGCGTACACGTCAGCGGAGAGTGGGTGACCTTCTCTAAGAGCTCCTTCAGGGACGCCCCGTCTGGAGATCTGCAGTGCAGACGTCTGCATGAGCCGCCGGATGACGAGCGCTGGAACTGCTCTCCTGGCAGCGTCATTCAGGGCTGTGACTGA